From a region of the Latilactobacillus sakei genome:
- a CDS encoding 23S rRNA (guanosine(2251)-2'-O)-methyltransferase RlmB has protein sequence MRKNNNQSYNQKNNEFNSRRTAKNAAKPTRRPANKKPAAPVEEAAVEEQTDFVIGKHASLETLKTSDAKKINKIFLQDGLKADFVHDVVKLAKEKRLIIQNVPKNKLDLLSDRQNHQGIILAIAPFEYASVDDIFAKAKAQEEEPFILILDNLEDPHNLGSIMRTADAVGVHGIIIPKHRAVGLTSTVAKTSTGAIEHIPVARVTNLTQEIKKLKDRGLWIFGTDMAGTDYRKWDAKGPIGLIIGNEGKGLSPIVKKEVDQTLTIPMVGHVQSLNASVAAGVLMYQAYNSRQPLV, from the coding sequence ATGAGAAAAAATAATAACCAATCTTATAACCAAAAAAATAATGAATTTAATAGCCGTCGAACGGCTAAAAATGCTGCCAAGCCAACCCGGCGTCCAGCTAACAAGAAACCAGCAGCACCCGTCGAAGAAGCAGCGGTTGAAGAACAAACTGATTTCGTCATCGGGAAACATGCTTCTTTAGAAACATTGAAGACCAGCGATGCCAAGAAGATTAACAAAATCTTCCTGCAAGATGGTTTGAAAGCTGACTTCGTACACGATGTTGTTAAATTGGCGAAAGAAAAACGGTTGATCATCCAAAATGTGCCTAAGAACAAGTTGGACTTATTGAGTGATCGTCAAAATCACCAAGGGATTATCTTAGCAATCGCACCGTTTGAATATGCCAGTGTTGATGATATTTTTGCTAAGGCTAAAGCACAAGAAGAAGAACCTTTTATCTTAATCTTGGATAACTTGGAAGATCCACATAACTTAGGATCAATTATGCGGACAGCCGATGCAGTTGGTGTGCATGGGATTATCATTCCGAAACACCGGGCGGTGGGGTTAACATCAACAGTCGCTAAAACATCAACGGGTGCGATCGAACATATTCCGGTGGCGCGCGTCACGAACTTAACGCAAGAAATTAAGAAACTCAAAGACCGCGGTCTCTGGATTTTTGGCACCGACATGGCCGGCACCGACTACCGTAAGTGGGATGCTAAGGGGCCAATCGGCTTAATCATTGGTAACGAAGGTAAGGGTCTTTCACCAATCGTTAAAAAAGAAGTTGATCAAACTTTGACAATTCCAATGGTGGGCCATGTGCAAAGTTTAAATGCCAGTGTTGCTGCGGGGGTTCTCATGTATCAGGCTTATAACAGCCGTCAACCTTTGGTATAG
- the rpmG gene encoding 50S ribosomal protein L33, with the protein MGVKKVALACTVCGSRNYYVAENKNRTERLELNKYCKHCGQYAQHKETR; encoded by the coding sequence ATGGGTGTTAAGAAAGTCGCCTTAGCCTGTACTGTCTGTGGTTCACGTAACTATTACGTTGCTGAAAACAAGAACCGGACAGAACGTCTAGAGTTAAACAAATATTGTAAACATTGCGGACAATACGCACAACATAAAGAAACACGTTAA
- a CDS encoding preprotein translocase subunit SecE, with the protein MKMIKFLKSVVEEMKIVTWPNAKQTRKDTSTVVMTSVLYAIFFGVVDLAILKLLELFIF; encoded by the coding sequence ATGAAGATGATTAAGTTTTTAAAAAGCGTTGTTGAAGAAATGAAAATTGTTACTTGGCCTAATGCCAAACAAACGCGTAAGGATACGTCAACTGTTGTCATGACATCTGTTTTATACGCAATTTTCTTTGGCGTCGTTGACTTAGCAATTCTCAAACTTCTTGAACTATTTATTTTTTAA
- a CDS encoding ABC transporter permease — protein sequence MIETPPKLIAQPEITPPIAKRILVHPWNRRRKTVVTTFCLLIAISLYELMTLSIGNVQLPTAFKTLGQNMTLIFLQPRLNGTDTFPQLLRALLDSVALTTLTTLLGAIGSFFAGLLAANNLANPKIGTVIRTLMAIIRAIPTILWVLIFSIVIGLGADAAVIGLSFHSFAYLTKAYSESFETLDKGTIESLKAMGASWWQIVFQAVLPSSFAALLSWTFIRFEINFTNAIAVGAAAGAGGIGYQLFTASGFYYDFHEVGVIVYLCLTVTACLEFISIKLQKRYLSN from the coding sequence ATGATTGAAACGCCCCCCAAACTGATAGCACAACCCGAAATCACGCCACCGATAGCTAAGCGTATTTTAGTCCATCCGTGGAATCGGCGCCGTAAAACCGTCGTCACGACCTTCTGCCTTTTGATTGCCATCAGCTTATACGAACTAATGACCCTTTCAATCGGTAACGTGCAATTACCAACCGCCTTCAAAACGCTGGGTCAAAATATGACTTTAATTTTCTTGCAACCGCGCTTAAATGGGACTGACACATTTCCCCAATTACTCCGCGCCTTACTCGATAGCGTCGCCCTCACGACATTGACGACCTTACTGGGTGCCATCGGTTCCTTCTTCGCCGGCCTATTAGCCGCCAACAACCTCGCCAACCCGAAAATTGGGACCGTCATTCGGACCCTAATGGCGATTATCCGCGCAATCCCGACCATTTTATGGGTGCTAATCTTCTCAATTGTGATTGGCCTTGGTGCTGATGCAGCTGTGATTGGCCTAAGTTTCCACAGTTTCGCCTATCTCACAAAAGCCTATTCAGAAAGTTTTGAAACATTGGACAAAGGGACCATTGAAAGTCTTAAAGCGATGGGCGCTAGTTGGTGGCAGATTGTTTTCCAAGCAGTCTTACCTAGCAGTTTTGCCGCTTTGCTTTCCTGGACGTTCATCCGCTTTGAAATCAACTTTACTAACGCGATCGCCGTGGGTGCGGCTGCTGGTGCCGGTGGTATCGGTTATCAACTCTTCACCGCCAGTGGCTTTTACTATGATTTCCATGAAGTCGGCGTGATTGTTTATCTCTGCTTAACGGTCACCGCTTGCTTAGAATTTATTTCCATCAAGCTTCAAAAACGCTACCTCTCAAATTAA
- a CDS encoding Mini-ribonuclease 3, with amino-acid sequence MKNALQLNGIALAYMGDSAYEVYVRAHLLELGLTKPTRLQQVATHYVSAKAQAALIGLMIDDNYLTEEEMNIFKRGRNAKSYTKAKNTSVSTYRTSTGFEAVFGYLYLTEQQERVAELAHWCIQQVDAGRTHEKK; translated from the coding sequence ATGAAAAACGCTTTACAACTAAACGGGATTGCCTTAGCTTATATGGGAGATTCAGCCTATGAAGTTTACGTGCGGGCCCATTTATTAGAACTCGGCTTAACCAAACCGACTCGCTTGCAACAAGTTGCAACACACTATGTGTCTGCTAAAGCGCAAGCTGCTTTGATCGGTTTGATGATCGATGATAATTATTTAACAGAAGAAGAAATGAATATTTTTAAACGCGGTAGAAATGCCAAAAGTTATACGAAAGCCAAGAATACGAGTGTTTCGACTTATCGGACCTCAACTGGCTTTGAAGCGGTTTTTGGCTATCTATACTTAACTGAACAACAAGAGCGCGTCGCTGAATTAGCCCACTGGTGTATTCAACAAGTCGACGCTGGGAGGACCCATGAGAAAAAATAA
- a CDS encoding transcription termination/antitermination protein NusG: MVESLEKSWYVLHTYSGYENKVKANLESRAQSMGMENNVFRVVVPEEEEHEIKNGKDKVDMKKTFPGYVLVEMVMSDEAWFVVRNTPGVTGFVGSHGAGSKPAPLLDDEINQILRQLGMSTRHLDVEFKVGESVKIVDGAFSGLVGQITEVDDEKMKLKVNIDMFGRETATELDYDQVDELV; encoded by the coding sequence ATGGTTGAATCACTCGAAAAAAGCTGGTACGTATTACACACTTATTCAGGCTACGAAAACAAAGTTAAGGCGAACTTAGAATCTCGTGCCCAATCAATGGGGATGGAAAACAACGTCTTCCGCGTTGTTGTACCTGAAGAAGAAGAACATGAAATCAAAAATGGTAAGGATAAAGTTGATATGAAGAAAACTTTCCCTGGCTATGTTTTGGTTGAAATGGTGATGTCAGATGAAGCGTGGTTCGTTGTTCGGAATACACCTGGTGTAACTGGATTCGTTGGTTCTCACGGTGCCGGTAGTAAACCAGCGCCACTATTAGACGATGAAATTAACCAAATTTTACGTCAATTAGGCATGAGCACCCGTCATTTAGATGTTGAATTTAAAGTGGGCGAATCTGTTAAAATCGTGGATGGTGCTTTCTCTGGGTTAGTTGGTCAAATTACAGAAGTTGACGACGAAAAGATGAAGTTAAAAGTTAATATCGATATGTTCGGCCGTGAAACGGCAACCGAATTAGACTATGATCAAGTGGACGAATTAGTTTAG
- a CDS encoding 50S ribosomal protein L1, which translates to MAKKGKNYLEAAKQVDATKAYTVEEAIDLVKKVDFAKFDASLEVAYRLNVDPKQADQQIRGAVVLPNGTGKTQRVVVFAQGEQAKQAEAAGADVVGAEDLVEKIQGGWLDFDVAVATPPMMAQVGRLGRVLGPKGLMPNPKTGTVTMDVTKAVNDIKAGQVAYRVDKAGIVHAPIGKVSFDSAKLVENFKAMQDVIIKARPASAKGQYITSLSVSSTFGPGVKVDVASF; encoded by the coding sequence ATGGCTAAAAAAGGTAAAAATTATTTAGAAGCTGCAAAGCAAGTGGATGCTACTAAAGCATACACTGTTGAAGAAGCAATCGACTTAGTAAAGAAAGTTGATTTTGCAAAATTCGATGCATCTCTTGAAGTTGCATATCGTTTAAACGTTGATCCTAAACAAGCTGATCAACAAATTCGTGGTGCTGTCGTACTACCAAATGGTACAGGTAAGACACAACGCGTTGTTGTTTTCGCTCAAGGCGAACAAGCAAAACAAGCTGAAGCTGCTGGTGCTGACGTAGTCGGTGCCGAAGATTTAGTTGAAAAGATCCAAGGCGGCTGGTTAGACTTTGACGTTGCCGTTGCTACACCACCAATGATGGCTCAAGTAGGTCGTTTAGGCCGTGTCTTGGGACCTAAAGGCTTAATGCCTAACCCTAAGACTGGTACAGTTACAATGGACGTTACTAAAGCAGTTAACGACATTAAAGCTGGTCAAGTGGCATACCGTGTTGATAAAGCTGGTATCGTTCACGCACCAATCGGTAAGGTATCATTCGATTCTGCTAAATTAGTAGAAAACTTTAAAGCGATGCAAGACGTAATCATCAAAGCTCGTCCTGCTTCAGCTAAAGGTCAATACATTACAAGTTTATCAGTTAGCTCAACATTTGGCCCTGGTGTCAAAGTTGACGTTGCTAGCTTCTAA
- a CDS encoding DNA-binding protein — translation MKKQILIADGYNIIGNWPELNKLKQNDHLADARDSLLQTLSEYRKFREIEIILVFDAMYVPGIKQSYEQYNLEVVFTEEDETADSYIEALAGKLMSPINQVTVVSSDQAEQWTIFSRGALRVSSHDFYREIKRTHREIDHDAKRYHSKVMQRNRPWDDEQLERLAQMRDQLSNEETD, via the coding sequence ATGAAAAAGCAGATTTTAATTGCAGATGGCTATAATATTATTGGTAACTGGCCGGAATTAAATAAGTTAAAGCAAAATGATCACTTGGCAGATGCACGCGATAGTCTATTGCAGACGTTATCGGAGTACCGGAAGTTTCGTGAGATTGAAATTATCCTCGTTTTTGATGCGATGTATGTGCCAGGGATTAAGCAAAGTTATGAACAATATAATCTTGAAGTGGTGTTCACTGAAGAAGATGAAACCGCTGATAGTTATATTGAAGCCTTGGCGGGTAAATTGATGTCACCGATTAATCAAGTCACCGTGGTTTCAAGTGATCAAGCTGAACAATGGACTATCTTTTCACGAGGCGCTTTGCGGGTATCCTCGCATGATTTTTACCGCGAGATTAAACGGACGCACCGCGAAATTGACCATGATGCCAAACGCTATCACAGCAAAGTAATGCAACGAAATCGGCCGTGGGATGACGAACAGTTAGAACGTCTAGCACAGATGCGCGATCAATTGAGTAATGAAGAAACAGATTAA
- the phnC gene encoding phosphonate ABC transporter ATP-binding protein, which produces MLSVNHIHKTFATGRQALTDVSFTANKGEFIAIIGPSGAGKSTILRSINRLINTNSGEISLDGQDIRHAKKKELRLIRRQIGMIFQSANLVPHLTVIENVLHGRLGYQSTLRGIFGWYSQTEKEEAVALLTAVGLADFMYNRCDELSGGQMQRVGIARALMQHPNLLLCDEPIASLDPQSAKTVMDYLHRLTKKANITCIVNLHQIDAAREYADRILGINQGHLVFSGVQDELTPAVLEQLYQDSEE; this is translated from the coding sequence ATGTTATCGGTCAACCACATCCATAAAACTTTTGCCACTGGACGCCAAGCCTTAACCGACGTTTCCTTCACAGCCAATAAAGGTGAATTCATCGCCATTATTGGGCCCTCCGGAGCTGGCAAATCAACCATTTTACGTAGTATCAACCGACTAATCAACACCAATAGTGGTGAAATTAGCCTCGACGGACAAGATATCCGCCATGCAAAGAAAAAAGAACTCCGGCTAATCCGCCGCCAAATTGGCATGATTTTCCAAAGCGCTAACTTAGTCCCTCATTTGACGGTTATCGAAAACGTCCTTCACGGTCGCCTAGGCTACCAGTCAACGCTGCGCGGGATTTTTGGCTGGTACTCCCAAACTGAAAAGGAAGAAGCCGTCGCATTATTAACCGCCGTTGGCTTGGCTGATTTCATGTATAACCGGTGCGATGAATTAAGTGGTGGCCAGATGCAACGGGTCGGAATCGCACGCGCTTTAATGCAACATCCCAACTTACTCCTTTGTGATGAGCCAATTGCCTCACTCGATCCACAATCTGCTAAAACTGTGATGGATTATCTTCACCGTTTGACTAAAAAAGCCAATATCACTTGCATCGTTAACTTACATCAAATCGATGCTGCGCGGGAATATGCGGACCGAATTCTAGGCATTAATCAAGGCCACCTCGTCTTTTCAGGCGTTCAAGACGAATTGACACCCGCGGTTCTTGAGCAACTCTACCAAGATAGTGAGGAGTAG
- a CDS encoding 50S ribosomal protein L10 — MSETIIAKKAQIVDTVVEKFNNAVSIVVMDYRGLTVEQVTELRKQLREAGVQMEVVKNTYLRRAADKAGYEGLDDTFTGPTAVAFSNEDVVAPAKIIANFAKSADALEIKGGMIEGKVATLDEINALATLPSRDGLLSMLLSVLQAPVRNVAYAVKAVADSKDEPAA; from the coding sequence TTGAGCGAAACAATCATTGCAAAAAAAGCACAAATTGTTGACACAGTTGTTGAAAAATTTAATAACGCTGTTTCTATCGTAGTTATGGATTACCGTGGCTTAACAGTAGAACAAGTTACTGAATTACGTAAACAATTACGTGAAGCTGGCGTACAAATGGAAGTTGTTAAAAACACTTACTTGCGTCGTGCAGCAGACAAAGCTGGTTACGAAGGTTTGGATGATACATTCACAGGCCCTACAGCAGTTGCATTTTCTAACGAAGATGTTGTTGCACCAGCTAAGATCATCGCTAACTTTGCTAAGAGTGCTGATGCACTTGAAATCAAAGGTGGTATGATCGAAGGTAAAGTGGCAACACTTGATGAAATCAACGCCTTGGCTACATTACCAAGTCGCGACGGTTTATTATCAATGTTACTTTCTGTATTACAAGCACCAGTCCGCAACGTCGCATATGCTGTTAAAGCAGTTGCCGACAGCAAAGACGAACCAGCTGCATAA
- a CDS encoding sigma-70 family RNA polymerase sigma factor, with product MEQTKRDELLISAVAQNDSQALDVLFKAYLPMVYHTVAPYYIRLFDEDDWLQEARIVCYETCQCYDCQRGKSFGSFYKLRFKNHILNLLRRELAQKRRGDRQAVLIAERPERDAISEDTVTYYQSQFELRCYLETLSPFELVAFRVLTGQLSIDEACCQLDCTIDQLKRGQSRCQTKLKRYYQENR from the coding sequence ATGGAACAAACAAAGCGCGATGAACTGCTGATTTCAGCAGTGGCTCAGAATGATTCACAAGCATTAGACGTGTTATTCAAGGCGTACTTACCGATGGTGTATCACACCGTGGCACCATATTACATCCGATTATTCGATGAAGATGATTGGTTACAAGAAGCTCGGATTGTTTGTTACGAAACTTGCCAGTGTTACGATTGTCAGCGTGGCAAAAGTTTTGGTAGTTTCTACAAATTACGCTTTAAAAACCATATTCTAAATTTACTGCGCCGAGAACTCGCTCAAAAACGGCGGGGTGACCGCCAAGCAGTATTGATTGCGGAGCGACCAGAACGTGACGCGATTTCAGAAGACACGGTCACTTACTATCAATCGCAGTTTGAATTGCGATGTTATCTTGAAACACTGTCGCCATTTGAATTAGTGGCGTTTCGAGTATTGACCGGTCAGCTTTCAATTGATGAGGCTTGTTGCCAACTCGATTGTACGATTGACCAGTTGAAACGAGGTCAATCAAGGTGTCAGACCAAGTTAAAACGGTATTATCAAGAGAATCGTTAA
- a CDS encoding phosphonate ABC transporter permease, whose protein sequence is MTVQKFFRNRNLALIAIALLLSGLYFSTATLIDYHLVSSVKAIPAAIVWMVTNFMPTSRAIAALPEIVTKFTQTVTLSIAATLAAAFLALIVALTGSETTGINRFTKLFARVFASFCRNIPLIAWAMILLLAFKQSDLTGLLALFLGSFGYLTRAFMALIDTKATNIYETLSTTGANYLQIVCQGILPSISASLLSWILYMIENNIRDATLVGILTGTGIGFSFDLYYKSFRFDLAGMTTLVIIIGVVCVELLSNQVRRLMR, encoded by the coding sequence ATGACTGTTCAAAAATTCTTCAGAAACCGAAACTTGGCGCTGATTGCAATCGCACTATTGCTCAGTGGCCTCTATTTTTCAACAGCTACATTGATCGACTACCATCTAGTCAGCTCGGTCAAGGCCATCCCAGCCGCTATCGTTTGGATGGTCACCAACTTCATGCCTACCAGCCGGGCTATTGCCGCACTCCCCGAGATTGTGACGAAGTTTACCCAAACCGTCACCCTTTCAATTGCCGCCACTTTAGCGGCCGCTTTCTTGGCCTTAATTGTCGCCCTGACCGGCTCAGAAACAACTGGTATCAATCGCTTTACCAAACTATTCGCGCGCGTATTCGCATCATTTTGTCGCAATATTCCGTTAATCGCTTGGGCGATGATTTTACTGCTCGCCTTCAAACAAAGTGATTTAACCGGTTTGTTAGCCCTTTTTCTAGGATCCTTTGGCTATTTAACTCGGGCTTTCATGGCTTTGATTGATACCAAAGCCACCAATATCTACGAGACCCTCAGTACGACCGGTGCCAACTACTTACAAATTGTCTGCCAAGGCATTTTACCTAGCATTTCCGCTTCATTATTGAGTTGGATTCTCTACATGATTGAAAACAACATTCGTGATGCGACCTTAGTGGGCATTTTGACTGGGACCGGGATTGGTTTTTCATTTGATCTTTACTACAAAAGTTTCCGTTTTGACCTCGCTGGGATGACGACGCTCGTCATCATTATCGGCGTTGTCTGTGTTGAACTATTATCTAATCAAGTCAGGAGATTAATGCGATGA
- the rplK gene encoding 50S ribosomal protein L11 — translation MAKKVANIVKLQIPAGKATPAPPVGPALGQAGINIMGFTKDFNARTADQAGLLIPVVITVYEDRSFDFVTKTPPAAVLLKKAAGVEKGSGEPNTKKVATVTKAQVQEIAETKMQDLNAADVEAAMRMVEGTARSMGFTVEG, via the coding sequence GTGGCTAAAAAAGTAGCAAACATCGTAAAACTTCAAATTCCTGCAGGTAAAGCAACTCCAGCACCACCAGTAGGTCCAGCTTTAGGTCAAGCTGGTATCAACATCATGGGCTTTACAAAGGATTTCAATGCACGTACAGCTGACCAAGCTGGTTTATTGATTCCTGTTGTCATTACTGTATACGAGGATCGTTCATTCGATTTCGTTACAAAGACACCACCAGCAGCAGTTCTTTTAAAGAAAGCTGCCGGTGTTGAAAAAGGTTCTGGCGAACCAAACACTAAGAAAGTTGCAACTGTAACTAAAGCTCAAGTGCAAGAAATCGCTGAAACTAAAATGCAAGACCTAAACGCTGCAGACGTTGAAGCTGCTATGCGCATGGTTGAAGGTACTGCAAGAAGCATGGGATTCACTGTCGAAGGTTAA
- a CDS encoding lipase, which produces MWQIINQLLAIIVILVVSAVSLMGLDYYKLAHVQHHWHPRLTHYEAVPTLFIHGYRGNRYSMGHLLMRLQKMGVAKKALVIKVAVDGTLTFNGPQELTASNPTIQVLFQNNHADVQDQVRWLSQIVAILKKDYAVTAINLVGHSMGAITVLRYLLTPTAVPVKAVVLLAAPVNDPSIGPDTAAVFWSELTQRGPLKKTANYNYLAQRIAHFPTEISVLNIAGELLGTSRHDGSVAVDSSFALRSLLRGRINRYQEMLVRGAGGAHSMLHENRLVDQAISDFLWQE; this is translated from the coding sequence ATGTGGCAGATTATTAATCAGTTATTAGCAATCATTGTTATTTTAGTTGTGTCAGCAGTGAGTTTAATGGGGCTTGATTACTATAAATTAGCCCACGTGCAGCATCATTGGCACCCGCGCTTAACCCATTATGAAGCAGTACCGACGTTGTTTATCCACGGTTATCGGGGTAATCGGTATTCTATGGGACATTTATTGATGCGTCTGCAAAAAATGGGCGTCGCCAAAAAAGCGTTAGTTATCAAAGTTGCTGTAGACGGCACGCTGACGTTTAACGGGCCACAAGAATTGACCGCCAGTAACCCAACGATTCAAGTCCTGTTTCAAAATAACCACGCTGATGTCCAGGATCAAGTTCGCTGGCTCAGCCAAATTGTGGCCATCTTAAAAAAAGATTATGCAGTAACGGCGATTAATTTAGTGGGGCACTCGATGGGGGCAATCACGGTTTTGCGTTATTTACTGACCCCAACTGCTGTGCCGGTTAAAGCGGTCGTATTATTAGCAGCACCGGTCAATGATCCGTCGATTGGGCCGGATACTGCAGCCGTTTTTTGGAGTGAGCTAACGCAACGGGGACCACTTAAAAAAACGGCTAATTATAATTATTTAGCCCAACGAATTGCACATTTTCCTACTGAAATTAGCGTTTTGAATATTGCTGGCGAATTGTTGGGCACTAGTCGCCATGATGGTTCCGTCGCTGTTGATAGCAGTTTTGCGCTCCGCAGTTTATTACGGGGCCGAATCAACCGGTATCAAGAAATGCTCGTCAGAGGCGCCGGTGGGGCACACAGCATGCTACATGAGAATCGGTTAGTTGATCAGGCAATTAGTGATTTTTTGTGGCAAGAGTAA
- a CDS encoding acetate kinase (Enables the production of acetyl-CoA by phosphorylating acetate in the presence of ATP and a divalent cation), with product MNNILVINAGSSSLKWQLFQQTDLSLVASGLMERMNTPEARFTFKFNGQKEQVAIANLTYEDGVIRLLKQLQDNAIIDSPSDIVAVGHRVVAGATTFEKSTLITADNLATLKALDKYAPLHNPVQVDCIETLMHILPTSVPEVAVFDSQFYLDMPDATSFYGLPYEDSQKYQIRKYGEHGISHGYILQETADFLNQPVADLKLITLHLGGGSSITASQNGKPVDTSMGFTPLEGLPMGTRAGSLDAAIVPFLMNELNKSADEIITLLNTESGILGVSGVSADMRDIQSSLATNPRAKLAYDMFITSAAKFIGSYYVELGGANVITFTAGIGENDAKMRADVCERLAVLGVKIDPERNEQGHGARQISTDDSAIKVLMIPTNEELAIAKQVKALVKD from the coding sequence TTGAACAATATTTTAGTTATCAATGCTGGTAGTTCATCCCTAAAGTGGCAACTATTTCAACAAACCGATTTAAGCTTAGTGGCTAGCGGTTTGATGGAACGGATGAACACCCCAGAAGCGCGCTTTACTTTTAAATTCAACGGCCAAAAAGAACAGGTCGCAATCGCTAATCTAACCTATGAAGATGGCGTTATTCGTTTATTGAAACAATTACAAGACAATGCCATTATCGACTCGCCTAGCGATATTGTCGCCGTTGGTCACCGAGTGGTGGCCGGCGCAACAACGTTTGAAAAATCAACGTTAATCACCGCCGATAATTTGGCAACCCTCAAGGCACTCGATAAATATGCACCCTTACACAATCCCGTGCAAGTCGATTGTATTGAAACCTTAATGCACATCCTACCAACTTCAGTGCCCGAAGTCGCTGTCTTCGATAGTCAATTCTACTTAGATATGCCGGATGCAACCAGTTTTTATGGTCTCCCTTATGAAGATAGCCAAAAATACCAAATCCGTAAATACGGCGAACATGGTATTAGTCATGGCTATATCTTACAAGAAACAGCCGATTTTTTAAACCAACCAGTTGCAGATTTAAAATTAATCACCTTACATCTTGGTGGCGGTTCTTCAATCACCGCCAGCCAAAATGGCAAACCAGTCGATACATCAATGGGCTTCACCCCTCTTGAAGGCCTTCCAATGGGCACGCGTGCCGGTTCATTAGATGCTGCCATCGTCCCCTTTTTAATGAATGAATTAAATAAGAGTGCGGACGAAATCATCACCCTTTTAAATACAGAATCAGGGATTCTCGGCGTTTCAGGTGTTTCTGCTGACATGCGTGATATCCAATCATCATTAGCAACTAATCCCCGTGCTAAATTAGCTTATGATATGTTCATCACTTCTGCTGCTAAGTTTATCGGCAGCTACTACGTTGAACTTGGCGGTGCTAATGTCATTACTTTCACAGCCGGAATTGGTGAAAATGATGCTAAAATGCGCGCTGATGTCTGCGAACGCTTAGCCGTTTTAGGCGTTAAGATTGATCCAGAACGTAACGAACAAGGTCACGGTGCCCGTCAAATCAGTACCGACGATTCAGCAATCAAGGTCTTGATGATCCCAACTAATGAAGAATTAGCGATTGCCAAACAAGTTAAAGCACTCGTTAAAGATTAA
- a CDS encoding 50S ribosomal protein L7/L12: MALDVNAIVDQLKESSILELNDLVKAIEEEFGVSAAAPVAAAGAAGADAAAEKDSFTVELSEIGQEKVKVIKAVREITGLGLKDAKGLVDNAPSALKEDVAKDEAEEMKAKLEEVGAVVNLK, translated from the coding sequence ATGGCATTAGACGTAAATGCAATTGTTGATCAATTAAAAGAATCATCAATCTTAGAATTAAACGACTTAGTTAAAGCAATCGAAGAAGAATTCGGTGTTTCTGCAGCAGCTCCAGTAGCAGCAGCAGGTGCAGCTGGCGCAGACGCAGCAGCTGAAAAAGACAGCTTTACTGTTGAATTATCAGAAATCGGCCAAGAAAAGGTTAAAGTTATCAAAGCCGTTCGTGAAATCACAGGCTTAGGCTTGAAAGATGCTAAGGGCTTAGTTGATAACGCTCCTTCAGCTCTTAAAGAAGACGTTGCTAAAGACGAAGCAGAAGAAATGAAAGCTAAATTAGAAGAAGTTGGCGCTGTCGTTAACTTGAAATAA